The Campylobacter concisus genome has a window encoding:
- the ccoG gene encoding cytochrome c oxidase accessory protein CcoG produces MSKDFHLSYAKRRYIFFACITLFVFVLPFIRVNDAQLFLLSFDKSRVDLFFTKFDMQELYLLPFLFIILFLSIFFLTTLAGRVWCGWSCPQTIFRTIFRDLLQTKILKIRKNIQNKQNEPKGQILKRALAVGIWCILALVISANFLWYFVPPLDFFTYLKEPSEHGVLLAFWLVIAIWLVYDVIILKENFCIYVCPYARVQSVMFDNDTIQVIYNQKRGGVIYNGKEKFKKPKEEGALCTGCEACVRICPTHIDIRKGMQLECINCLECSDACAKVMKHFDESSLIEWRSINSIKEQKRVKILRFRTVAYLVILGIVLTAGALMSGKKESMLLNINRTSELYKILGENEVENSYVFLVQNTQNKEHAFYFEVDDKNIEISRPNKPFILKAGAKQRVIVTLKSKNENLSDKDLLKHINIKAYATDEPAISVQRQSTFIYPKR; encoded by the coding sequence ATGTCAAAGGATTTTCATCTTAGCTACGCCAAGAGGCGTTACATTTTTTTCGCCTGTATTACGCTATTTGTCTTTGTTTTGCCATTTATCAGAGTAAATGATGCGCAGCTATTTTTGCTAAGTTTTGATAAAAGTAGAGTTGATCTCTTTTTTACAAAATTTGATATGCAAGAGCTTTATTTGTTGCCATTTTTGTTTATTATTTTGTTCTTAAGCATATTTTTTCTAACGACACTTGCAGGGCGTGTTTGGTGCGGTTGGAGCTGTCCGCAAACTATTTTTAGAACGATATTCCGTGACCTTTTGCAAACTAAAATTTTAAAGATCAGAAAAAATATACAAAATAAGCAGAATGAGCCAAAAGGACAAATTTTAAAGCGTGCTTTAGCAGTTGGAATTTGGTGTATTTTAGCTCTTGTTATTTCGGCAAATTTTTTATGGTATTTTGTGCCACCGCTTGATTTTTTTACTTATTTAAAAGAGCCAAGCGAACATGGGGTTTTGCTTGCATTTTGGCTTGTTATCGCTATTTGGTTAGTTTATGATGTCATCATTTTAAAAGAAAATTTTTGCATTTATGTCTGTCCTTACGCTAGGGTGCAATCAGTGATGTTTGATAACGATACGATCCAAGTTATTTACAACCAAAAAAGAGGCGGCGTAATCTATAATGGAAAAGAGAAATTTAAAAAGCCAAAAGAAGAGGGTGCGCTATGTACTGGCTGCGAGGCATGCGTGAGGATATGCCCAACGCACATTGATATAAGAAAAGGTATGCAGCTTGAATGTATAAATTGTCTAGAATGTAGCGATGCTTGTGCTAAAGTGATGAAGCATTTTGATGAAAGTTCGCTTATTGAGTGGAGAAGTATAAATTCTATAAAAGAGCAAAAAAGAGTCAAAATTTTACGCTTTAGAACGGTTGCTTATCTCGTTATTTTGGGCATTGTTTTGACAGCTGGGGCATTGATGAGTGGGAAAAAAGAAAGTATGCTTTTAAACATAAATAGAACAAGCGAGCTTTATAAAATTTTAGGCGAAAATGAAGTCGAAAATTCTTACGTATTTTTGGTGCAAAACACACAAAATAAAGAGCATGCCTTTTACTTTGAAGTAGACGATAAGAATATAGAAATTTCTCGTCCAAATAAGCCATTTATATTAAAAGCTGGCGCAAAACAACGAGTCATCGTCACATTAAAATCAAAAAATGAAAATTTAAGCGATAAAGATCTTTTAAAACATATAAATATAAAAGCCTATGCTACCGATGAGCCAGCTATCAGCGTGCAAAGGCAAAGTACTTTTATCTATCCTAAAAGATGA
- a CDS encoding TetR/AcrR family transcriptional regulator — protein sequence MAISEKGKKRYELIVKTALELFLEKGYEKTSLSDIVAISGGSLSSIYTFFENKEGLFEAIVEQEIDSLIKEIDEKIDLKISHSLEEFLTKFATIIFSIVCSKRHISLGRIMMSEGSKNGGKLGKTFLDQILKKIDLVLINFFERDEVKAKLDSKFSARFAAKYFIQSVIGAYYYDSLLINEEPKLSEKERKKHIDLCVELFLDGISKK from the coding sequence ATGGCGATCTCAGAAAAGGGTAAAAAAAGATACGAACTTATCGTAAAAACAGCACTTGAACTATTTTTAGAAAAAGGATACGAAAAGACAAGCTTAAGTGATATCGTAGCGATAAGTGGTGGATCGCTTTCTAGCATTTATACATTTTTTGAGAACAAAGAGGGGCTTTTTGAGGCGATCGTTGAGCAAGAGATAGATAGCCTTATAAAAGAGATCGATGAGAAAATAGATCTTAAAATTTCTCACAGCTTGGAGGAGTTTTTAACCAAATTTGCAACTATAATATTTTCTATCGTTTGTAGCAAAAGGCACATCTCTCTTGGCAGGATAATGATGAGCGAGGGTTCTAAAAATGGTGGCAAGCTTGGTAAGACGTTTTTGGATCAAATTTTAAAAAAGATCGATCTTGTGCTTATAAATTTCTTTGAAAGAGACGAAGTAAAAGCCAAGCTTGACTCAAAATTTTCAGCCAGATTTGCTGCAAAGTACTTTATACAAAGCGTGATCGGGGCTTATTACTACGATTCGCTTTTGATAAATGAAGAACCAAAACTTAGTGAAAAAGAGCGTAAAAAGCATATTGACTTGTGTGTTGAGTTGTTTTTGGATGGAATTAGTAAAAAATAA
- a CDS encoding efflux RND transporter periplasmic adaptor subunit, with product MANFKSVLVLSVAVLFLSGCFENKENKAAAGRQMPLSHVDIFTAQKTDMPISFDYTATVTSSQDVIIYPKVGGTIIKQFFKPGSKVKAGDKLFLIDPEKYQASFDSLDASVGVANANLKNAETEFKRISALYKKNAVSQKDYDAAVAAYDIANANLVSAKANLKNAKIDLGYTTITAPFDGVVGDNQVDVGSLVIANQTKLVRLTKINPIEAEFYIADVDNLTRKTNLDNGSWQQLNSDAVLSVNGENFNGKVNFIDNVVNTATGSVLAKASFDNSEGKILPGTFGHIKMSGFVQKNAFNIPQVALQQSATNSYVLVVKDGKVSQKNVKTGYQTKNMVAVTEGLEDGDKIIVNNFLKIGVGAPVETDKDLSAEFINGKDANATSSK from the coding sequence ATGGCAAATTTTAAGAGTGTTCTTGTGCTTTCGGTTGCAGTTTTATTTCTAAGTGGTTGTTTTGAAAATAAAGAGAATAAAGCGGCAGCAGGTCGCCAGATGCCGCTATCTCATGTGGATATTTTTACCGCACAAAAAACAGACATGCCTATTAGTTTTGATTACACCGCAACGGTTACAAGTAGTCAAGATGTTATTATCTATCCAAAAGTTGGCGGAACTATCATAAAGCAGTTTTTCAAGCCAGGAAGTAAAGTAAAAGCGGGCGATAAGTTATTTTTGATAGATCCAGAAAAATATCAAGCTAGCTTTGACTCACTTGATGCCTCTGTTGGAGTAGCAAATGCAAATTTAAAAAATGCCGAGACCGAGTTTAAAAGAATTTCTGCCCTTTATAAGAAAAATGCAGTCTCTCAAAAAGACTACGACGCAGCAGTTGCAGCCTATGATATTGCAAATGCAAATTTAGTAAGTGCAAAAGCAAATTTAAAAAATGCAAAAATCGATCTAGGATACACGACTATTACAGCGCCATTTGACGGCGTAGTGGGTGATAACCAAGTAGATGTTGGCTCGCTTGTCATAGCAAACCAAACAAAACTTGTAAGGCTTACAAAAATAAATCCTATTGAGGCAGAATTTTATATCGCTGATGTGGATAATCTAACTAGAAAGACAAATCTGGATAACGGCTCATGGCAGCAGCTAAATAGTGACGCTGTGTTAAGTGTCAATGGCGAAAATTTTAATGGTAAAGTAAATTTTATAGATAACGTCGTAAATACTGCAACTGGTAGCGTTTTGGCAAAGGCTAGTTTTGATAATAGTGAAGGTAAAATTTTACCAGGTACGTTTGGTCATATAAAGATGAGCGGCTTTGTTCAAAAAAATGCCTTTAACATCCCACAAGTTGCCCTTCAACAAAGCGCTACAAACTCTTATGTTTTAGTCGTAAAAGATGGCAAAGTAAGCCAGAAAAATGTGAAAACAGGATATCAAACAAAAAATATGGTAGCAGTCACTGAAGGTCTCGAAGATGGCGATAAGATAATCGTTAATAACTTCCTTAAAATCGGAGTTGGTGCACCAGTTGAAACTGATAAAGACCTAAGTGCGGAATTTATAAATGGCAAAGATGCAAACGCTACAAGTAGCAAGTAA